The following are encoded in a window of Alosa sapidissima isolate fAloSap1 chromosome 10, fAloSap1.pri, whole genome shotgun sequence genomic DNA:
- the LOC121721035 gene encoding uncharacterized protein LOC121721035, translating into MIVNESVYVDLRILKLSQIVCSTLTGNVRIDKKQASSRVYKGATLIELSIGSLVLALAVILKGINVEVHNPLNRERLTLLPYAALILLSGLCLLLPAIKPSPSLIRFNLYTHLVDVLFSLVCCGLVAKNTPYQSETSSTAGYSVNNILGILIGMSVLEFLLGLFIICYGFVLLPLGDSEGSPVPKPVSSTTTDRLCPTDTEPNYGLTEGETPDQKSEINYDILMYFPDSICMIDLLKKTISNRNVHGSLHISLCCTL; encoded by the exons ATGATTGTCAATGAGAGTGTTTATGTGGACCTGCGTATCCTG AAACTGAGTCAAATAGTCTGCTCTACTCTGACTGGAAATGTGCGCAtagacaaaaaacaagcatctagCCGTGTATATAAAGGAGCCACA CTCATTGAACTTAGCATTGGGTCGTTGGTACTTGCACTTGCTGTGATCTTGAAGGGCATAAATGTTGAGGTCCACAACCCCTTAAATCGAGAGAGACTTACGCTTCTCCCATATGCTGCCTTG ATCCTGCTGTCAGGACTATGTCTTCTGCTTCCTGCGATAAAGCCATCACCTTCTTTG ATAAGATTTAATCTCTATACTCACCTAGTGGATGTTCTATTCAGTCTTGTATGTTGTGGACTCGTGGCAAAGAATACACCATACCAATCAGAAACCTCAAGTACTGCTGGG TACTCTGTTAACAACATTTTAGGTATACTGATTGGTATGTCGGTGTTGGAATTTCTTCTTGGACTTTTCATAATATGTTATGGGTTCGTGCTACTACCTTTAGGTGATTCGGAA GGCAGCCCAGTGCCAAAGCCTGTCTCCAGCACCACCACCGACCGACTCTGCCCTACTGATACAGAACCCAATTATGGTCTAACTGAGGGGGAGACACCTGATCAAAAATCTGAAATTAATTATGATATATTAATGTATTTCCCTGACAGTATTTGCATGATTGACCTTTTAAAAAAGACTATATCTAACAGGAATGTACATGGCTCTCTGCATATCTCTCTGTGTTGTACATTGTGA